One genomic segment of Impatiens glandulifera chromosome 6, dImpGla2.1, whole genome shotgun sequence includes these proteins:
- the LOC124943517 gene encoding agamous-like MADS-box protein AGL61, with product MVSKISRGRQKIPLYKIENNGRRSVTFSIRKFGILKKSSELSTLCGSNMALILFSESGRAYSFGNPNTNVNFDRFMGVVPERVFDSTFHELLEAQKAPHVRYMEAQIMEAEKTLAQEKHVGKTLSLEMTEHAKGKWWEQPIEEMNSLQLKWRKREMEELKMVFEQEKELKMAIENQNPFEGGKAFSYENPNVYAILDQFMHANSQRALDSASHEFLEAQKISRVREMDARIKEAGNNFKLEQERQKMLLLEMANHAKKRWWEQSVPEMSLNQLHLRNDWMVELKMFY from the exons ATGGTGTCAAAAATAAGCAGAGGTCGTCAAAAGATTCCTCTTTACAAGATCGAGAATAATGGTAGGCGTTCTGTAACTTTTTCGATACGTAAATTTGgaattttaaagaaatcaagTGAGCTTTCTACTTTATGTGGATCGAACATGGCACTAATCTTGTTTAGTGAAAGCGGAAGAGCATACTCTTTTGGTAATCCTAATACAAATGTGAATTTTGATCGATTTATGGGCGTTGTTCCCGAAAGGGTGTTTGATTCAACATTCCATGAACTCCTCGAGGCTCAAAAGGCTCCACATGTTCGATATATGGAAGCTCAAATAATGGAGGCTGAAAAGACACTCGCTCAAGAGAAACATGTGGGAAAAACATTGTCACTAGAGATGACCGAACATGCTAAGGGGAAGTGGTGGGAGCAACCAATTGAAGAGATGAACTCATTGCAATTAAAATGGAGGAAGCGTGAGATGGAGGAACTAAAGATGGTCTTTGAACAAGAGAAGGAGTTGAAGATGGCGATAGAAAATCAAAATCCTTT TGAAGGAGGAAAAGCTTTCTCTTATGAAAATCCTAATGTATATGCCATATTGGATCAATTCATGCATGCCAATTCTCAGAGAGCACTTGACTCAGCGTCTCATGAATTTCTTGAGGCACAAAAGATTTCACGTGTTCGAGAGATGGATGCTCGAATAAAAGAGGCAGGAAATAATTTCAAACTTGAGCAAGAAAGGCAAAAAATGTTGTTATTGGAGATGGCTAACCATGCTAAGAAAAGGTGGTGGGAGCAATCTGTCCCGGAAATGAGCTTAAACCAGTTACATTTGAGGAATGATTGGATGGTAGagcttaaaatgttttattaa